The DNA sequence cgacgagctgcttgacaaattcgtcgttggagagaaaaagaaggcatgataaaattctccgaacgccttgatttcttccgtcgctttgcacagcggtaTGATTTCTtacgtcgctttgcacagcgggaagGGATCGCTGGACCGCAATATCGTGGGTTCACAATTCATTATTCTTCACTGTATCGACCCGGTTCGGACGGAACAAAATTATATTCAGACTGCGAGGAGAGACGAACACAAGTTTGGTTGCAGTGAACGGTGTGGGAGGAGGAAGTTCTTTCACTTTTCGCTCATGGAGCGGAAATGTTTGGTTCGGTTCGTCACTTTTACTTCGTAGTAATGGCCAGCGGATCGAAACGAATGGTTCGGAGGACTTGGATCCACTGCGTTCAAAAACCAAGGATGTTCCATTGAAAATGGAACATTGCTTTTGCTCTCATTTAAAAGTGTTAACTACATACAGGAAACTAATCAACTTTGGGGTTTCACTTGTTTTGTAACGATTTAGCGAAGTTCAGATAGGCATCAGCTTTTCAGTTGGACGTCGACTGTTTACTTACAGTTAAATAAAGTTCAAAGATGGCGCAAACTTATTTATTTGGGTTCTCCAAATCTGTTTATGTACTaacccaagctcccgaccacgctggttttcgctggtcttttcggggataattcgttaacgaattcccgaaaagaccaacaaAATACAggtcattttcggggatagtcaacacacgtgaaagatgaacccatgcaaaaaagagctaaaaatagaaatgaacattcggattcactccctccactcatgttccaattcatgctcatgcttcatccttgatgctaccaaccacatcgctagttctacttcgaatcactttgccagttgcgccaccatattattattcattatcgtgctatttactggtttggttgtatgaaggggtactgatactaaatgaatgaaaagaaataaataaaacaataaaaataacagattaactattaaacacgcatttctaacaatgagtaaatgggTTTAAAGTTATTGGAggtggatgttttaaaaattaaataaaactttaaatcatcaatcaaaacaataaaaatggaattgaactcaggtcgaccatggtacaaacattacaccattaacatttgaccataactacttcatgaacatgaattgttatctatcacttttaaacccttcaaatatagtacaatgaacaaagagatgtgtaaaagttcatcgatgcgtgtgagagagtagggctgatgaatagagagagatggtatgagtttgtgttcattatccccgaaaaatttcgcttgggaaGAGACTTTAATACTTACAATACGTTGCTGTCGTCAGACGATCGATGGCGTCTTGTTTTAGTTTGgagtttttctttcccattgCTGCGATTAGTTGTTGTACCTTTTCGTTGCAGTGCTTTTTTAGTCGTGTCTAACACAAAAACGTTACTTTAAACTGGATTTGAATATTGGTTTTAAGGAAATTAAACTTGTACTTTTATTAGATTTACGCTAATTTTTTATACGATTGTAACCACAGCACTTTTTTCAATGTTATATATTTTTCTCACTCATCACTCATTTCTGACTCACTCTCAATATGAATATATCACGTGAATTCACTATCAAAAAAcctgaaataaaaataaaataatcaggAATCATGTGAAAGACTAGTTATATAGTGAAGTGTCTtactttaaacttttttacACAGTGCCCTCCATAGCTATATAAAGAATACATTAAAACCCCTTATCACTAGTTTAATTTCGAATGACTCACTCGTTACACACAAAACTCGTTATTCGAGAggcactttttcatacaatttgTATAAAAAGTGAATTAATTGATTCCATGTCATGAAAATTGGATCTATATACAAAGCCACGTAACGTGGTCATCTCGCGCCCTTGGCAGAAACATAGCCTAGCGCCcatttctcttttttcattttttcagaGATACCCTCAGCCCCTCACTCTCTTGTTGTTTCTCCCTACAAACGAAACCCaaatattacagggtttcacactttatctgaagaccgcgggaccccttcccgaatctgtaTTAGCCAATGCCAAGACTGCGATATgttgcttgaaaacgttgatgataccttcAGTTTgcatcggatgcaatgctgaatctgcggcacatttctcgaacactgtttgaatttcaatgtatatatttatttgaattatatTATGGCATGAATTATGGGATTATGGTAACGGGATTAGAAACAGACAACACTTGAAGGCTACAATATAAACAGGGAAATAGATGAGGATGAAATGAACTATGTAATGAATTATAGCAtgtacaaatgaactcaaacgGACAAGTGAATACACATTAGCAAAGTGAAAGTTCAACCGCCTAcacgttatttttcttattccCAAAATATCACAAGTTTTCCTCCAATTTCACACCCGGTGTAATTTTCtacatttggtccttcgaaccggattgtGAAAGGAAGCACTACGTGCAGTGAAAATTTGTGTACGGACACTACGTGGCCTTAATTTTGGGAAAACGGCACTCCGTGACCGTTGGTGTGAACCAAAGTGTGGACTTATTCGTTTGCTATCCGTTGTGTTGCGCAAATCACAACGTGGGTTGCCCCGCTATCACGGGCAAATCTGACTTTAGTGTGCTGTGAttcttgtttcgttttttccgtgttgataaaaacatttcgTGCGTGCGTATTCTAGTTCGTGAGAAAGGTGACGCCGACCGTTGGAACCATTGCGAAAACCGCCATCCTTGTAAGCAACCATTAGCGCATCAAGCTCACGCCAATCGTGATCGTCGTTGCGTACAACTTTCGTGCAAGCTGTGCGAAGTCAGTGAACTTTCGCGCCAattcttaaaataaaaatggagaaGAAGTTGAAATCGGTGCAACTGAAAAGGCATCAAGCGGTCGAATTGGTGAAAAGTATAGAACAGTTTACGATCGGCTACGTCGAGGAAAATGCCAGTGAAATACCAGTGTGTTTGGAACAACTAGAAAGGTATTATGAGGACTTCCTACATGCAAATGCGAAAGTGATGGAACTCGATGAGGAGGCCACAGATGCGAGTGTAACTGAGCGGTGTGATATGGATACACGGTATCGTCGCGTTAAGGGCTTTCTTCTACGAAAGCAACCACCTCCTACGGCCGCGCAAAATATGTCGAATGAGTCGATGCTATTAGCGAGCTCGACTCTCAATAGTTCGGGACGATCAGGTGCAGTAAATTTGCGGCTTCCAAAAATCGAATTGCCTACGTTCGATGGCGATTCCACCAAGTGGTTAACGTTCCGCGACCGATTTGTGGCGATGATCGACAGTGCCAGTGAGATACCGAATATAATGAAGCTGCAGTATCTGCTGTCCTCCTTGAAGGGCGaggttggtttgcttttcgaGCACACCACATTGACAGCAGACAATTACGAGGTGACGTGGGCTGCCTTGCTGAAGCGGTACGATAATCCACGTACGCTGATCCGGGAGTACTATCGGAAAATTCATCACCTGCCGGCCGTGAGCTGTGACAACGTGGACGATTTGGCGCTGCTCGTCGATGAATTCACGCGGCATGTGAACGGGCTGAAGAAGCTCGACGAACCGGTGGACACCTGGGACACGCCACTCGCCAACCTGCTTCTGATGAAGCTGGATTCGTCGACCATTCTGGCATGGGAGAACCACTCAgcacaacataaaaaagataagtACAAGGAATTAGTAGACTTTTTGCAAGATCGTGTACGAATATTAAAATCATCGCGCGAGTTTTCCAATAACGGTGACGGCAGTTTGAGAATGGTGGCCGGCAACAGAAGGGTCTCCGACCATAGGCCGAGAATTGTGGGCAATGCTGCAACTGCAAGGAGAACTTCGCCGAATGTTTCAGCTCAACAGTGTGTTTTGGGTTGTGCAGAGCTTCACAATCTGCGCAATTGTCCTGCATTCTTGCGAAAGGACGTACAGCAACGCCGTGAAGTAGCCACCCGTGAGCGACTGTGTTGGAACTGCCTCAATCGCAGTCATCATGTGAGGGATTGTCGTTCCGCGTTTAAATGCACTACGTGCAACGCACGCCATCACTCCTTGCTGCACGTAACGCCAATTGTCACAATGGTTGCGCAGTCGGATGATGAAGTGGTTCTGCTGGAAACAGTCCAACTACAACTGGTAGATGATCATGGCAATAAACATACAGCACGAGCACTGTTAGATTCCGGATCGATGTGCAACTTTATCTCCGAATCTATGGCCCATCGACTGTTGATACCGCTGTCCAAAGTAAGCATTGCTGTATCGGGTATAGGGCAAATCAAACAGCACGTAAAGGGTTCCATCACAGCGACCGTTCGATCGCTAGGAGAAGACTTCCATTCGTCAATGGAATTTCTAGTGCTCAAGACTCCGTCAGCTGAAATTCCAACCATTCCCTTAAACATTGCGAAATGGAACATCCCAAACGTACAGTTGGCAGACTCGTCTTTCCACGTTCCGGGAAAGGTCGATGTTGTAATTGGTGGAAACACGTTCTGGGAGATACATACTGGAAGGAAACAGTCATTGGGTAACGGAAGGCCATGGCTGATAGAAACTGCGTTTGGATGGGCGGTCTCGGGGAATACTTCCCAACTTGCTGGCCCCAATCTACGATTGTGTCACACGGCCGCCAACGAAGGTGCCATCGAACGCTTGCTCCAGCGGTTTTGGGAGGCTGAGAGTATTATGGAAGGTCCTGCCTTGTCAATTGAGGAGGACATGTGCGAAAAACATTACGTAGCTACCACGAGCCGTAATGCACAAGGTCGCTACATTGTGTCTTTGCCGCGAAGCCCCAAACCTGAAAGAACGCTGGGTTTGTCAAAAGAGATAGCAGATAATCGTTTACTGGGTGTAGAACGTCGACTGAAGGCCAATCCTGAAATGGAAAGGGaatatattaaatttatgAGAGAGTATGAGTCGTTGGGACACATGATCAAACTCACGGAACCCGTTGATGACAACAAACCACATTGCTACATTCCTCATCACGCGGTAGTCAAAGAGACCAGCACAACAACCAAGGTGCGTGTTGTTTTTGATGCATCCTGCAAAACAACATCTGGCTACTC is a window from the Anopheles merus strain MAF chromosome X, AmerM5.1, whole genome shotgun sequence genome containing:
- the LOC121597281 gene encoding uncharacterized protein LOC121597281 — protein: MEKKLKSVQLKRHQAVELVKSIEQFTIGYVEENASEIPVCLEQLERYYEDFLHANAKVMELDEEATDASVTERCDMDTRYRRVKGFLLRKQPPPTAAQNMSNESMLLASSTLNSSGRSGAVNLRLPKIELPTFDGDSTKWLTFRDRFVAMIDSASEIPNIMKLQYLLSSLKGEVGLLFEHTTLTADNYEVTWAALLKRYDNPRTLIREYYRKIHHLPAVSCDNVDDLALLVDEFTRHVNGLKKLDEPVDTWDTPLANLLLMKLDSSTILAWENHSAQHKKDKYKELVDFLQDRVRILKSSREFSNNGDGSLRMVAGNRRVSDHRPRIVGNAATARRTSPNVSAQQCVLGCAELHNLRNCPAFLRKDVQQRREVATRERLCWNCLNRSHHVRDCRSAFKCTTCNARHHSLLHVTPIVTMVAQSDDEVVLLETVQLQLVDDHGNKHTARALLDSGSMCNFISESMAHRLLIPLSKVSIAVSGIGQIKQHVKGSITATVRSLGEDFHSSMEFLVLKTPSAEIPTIPLNIAKWNIPNVQLADSSFHVPGKVDVVIGGNTFWEIHTGRKQSLGNGRPWLIETAFGWAVSGNTSQLAGPNLRLCHTAANEGAIERLLQRFWEAESIMEGPALSIEEDMCEKHYVATTSRNAQGRYIVSLPRSPKPERTLGLSKEIADNRLLGVERRLKANPEMEREYIKFMREYESLGHMIKLTEPVDDNKPHCYIPHHAVVKETSTTTKVRVVFDASCKTTSGYSLNDTLLIGPTVQDDLLTIILRFRKHAVAIVADVEKMYRQIRHCENDRNLLRIRYRECPSDPISTYELQTVTYGTATAPFLATRTLQQIAHDHKQQYPLAADPVLHDFYVDDLLTGAEDVVEAVGMRTQISQMLESAGFLSKKWASNVSEALEGVPSDDLAIKPVLDWQEDQAISTLGLVWEPSNDMLRFTVDLPRPAQELTRSLVLSYTARIFDPWAY